The DNA region TGTATTTGTTGATGGAATAGCGCCTTCAAGCTGTCCAAGGATACTCTCACTTCGAAGTGTCCCTAGATTCGTTAGTGTATCTATTGCCTGCTTATATTCTTCGTAGGTACAAAAAGCAGACGGGTCCTTTTCCACATACACACCAATTAGTTGATCAAGTGTTTCAATCTTTTTTGCCCATTGACCCTGCTTTAAATAATCTGAAACAATTGTTTCCAAATATTCATGATACGTTGCTTTATAAGTCTCCTGACTTAATAAGATATTAAAAAGAGGACGTTCTTCCATGGTGACACCACTTACAGGCGTGTCGATAGGAAAATTAACAACCTCTGTCATACTGTTGGATGAGAACCCACCAAAAGCCAAATTATAGTCCCAGGGTAAAATAGTAAGCTTCCCATCATTTTCGTAAATGTAATAGTTTTGTGCCATATTAGAACTATAACTATCTAGATTCACTACTACTGTATGGGCCGCCATATATCTTAGTATGACATCTACATCCCAGTATTTTTCCAGTTCCTCGCCCTCTTGCAAATGCTTCAATGCCTCTATGACCTTTTTCTGATCACTTTCTCCAATTTTTCCCACGCCATTTTCAAATATTGCAGCATAGCTGGTCATTAAATCATCTGTGTACTTAAGGTCACCACCGGTATTCCCATTATTACCCATACCCATGCCTCTTCCTACTATACCTTCTCTTCCTTCAACGCCTTCACCCCTCTTCGGTATAAATTCATCTGAAACGACCCCTTCTCGAGTTCGTGCATCCTGCATACCCGGATTCATAACAACAGCAGAACCACTTGAAGATGTATTACCTTGAGGTCTTTGGGCTTGATTGGCATCCATGTGATTACTGCCTATGTCCATGGATTTGACATTATATAGATTGCCACTGGTATTCCCATAAACACGGCTTTGATAACTATCATCATATAATTCTACAGCAAGATAAAAACCCCATGTTTCGCCATTGACGGAAACGTCTGTAAACCCGTACAAGGGCGTATCCACTTCCATATAGGCCATGATGTCATAAGATAAATATTCCTTCATATAGCTGTTATCACCAATCATATTATTCATGACCATGGTATCAAGGCCCATAAATGTTTGACCTTTAATATACTGATCAAATTTAAGCCTAAAACTGAATCTGTCAGAGGTATCATCTCTAGCGACTTGTGATAGACTTGAGTTGCCTTTTGGGCGTATGCCTACATTTTTTATTTCTTTTCCGTTAATCACCACATCGACCATGATATAGGTTTCTGCCGTCGCATTCTCAAGCATCGTCGACCAAGCCGTTGGGTCAGCAATGATATCTAGACTGATGACGTCACCGTTAAAAACAAAATCTGCATAATCCATAGTCACACTTTCGCTACTTGTAGTATCAAAAGCGTAACCAATCAGTAATGTGCTTATTCCAAGAGCCATCACTGTAGCCATCATGACAATCCAGTGTATGTATTTACTTTTTATCACAAAAATGCCTCCCCTCTATAAATATTCACCGTTGTAACTCACCAATATAGCGTTTTCTACGTTGTTAATTAACAAGAGTTCATTGACGAGACTGGCATTCATATCCAACAATCGTACTTCTACTGTTAACTCAATACCATTTCTAGACACTGTTTTTGCTTTCATCAAATGTTTCTTGGTTTTAGATTTGATAAGAGACAAGACTTCTGTCTCTGCCATATCTTCCAAACAATTGACCACGATTAGATAAGGTGTATCTGTGCTTTTTCGATTTACAAAAATCAAAAGCACGATACTGATAAATATGGAACCAATAATACCAAGGGGTATAAGACCGGCTCCTGTTACAATACCAATTGAAATGGACCAGAATAAAAAAGCAATATCCAGTGATTCTTTGACAGCTGTTCTAAAGCGTACTATGGACAGAGCACCCACCATACCAAGGGATAAAATAATATTTGATGTCACCGCTAAAATGATAAGGGTGGTAATTAAGGTCATCGCAATAAGAGATACCCCAAAAGATGCTGAGTACATAACACCTGTAAAGGTCATCTTATAAACATAAAAAATCATTAGACCTAAACATAGAGATACAACCATAGCAAGGGCTATATCCGTGAGTGAAAAGGTTGCTGCTTTTTCTAAAAAACTGCTTTTAAAAATATCCTGAAATGTCATATATATTCTCCTTTAATTCTGCAAATGGCGTATTTTGAAAAAGCCACTGTTTGTCTGTTAGGAATCTGTGTTGCTGTTGCCATAACTTGTGGTAAAAAATGATCATATTTGACCTCAAGAATGATGTCCTGGATGATGGCTTTTCCGATAAACGTCGGATTTAGAAATTGCTGGATCTGGTCGCTCCCTCTTATGTTAGAGTCTATGGTGATGCGAACATTACCTGCTGAATATATAAAAGCTCTTCTGGTATAATCCACAATGCTTTTTGGGCTCAGTTGCTGACTACGCATCTTTGCGTATAGCTCTTTATGCAAATCCATAGAACTTTCCTTTAAAAAATCTATTTTCCCTTCTAGTAAATACCTGCACTGATCCCCTGTTAAGGGTGCAGATGTTTTGTGGCAAAGTCCTCTATATTTGCTCTTTTTTTCAAGTTTAATATAAGACAAGTCCTCACCATAATAGCGTATTCTAAATTTTTCCCTTGAAGGTACACCATTCACCTTTTCCATCAACGCCTTATCGTAAAGGTTATCAAAGTAAAGGCTCCTGACTTGATAGGTGCCATCTGTTCCTCCATGACTATCTGCTTTTGCAACATGACTGAGTCTTGAAATCAAACCAATGACATCAAACGTATTAATAGAATGCTTCAATTCATGACGGTATTTTCGATTATGCATATTACCGCTCCTTTCTTCGTTATGAACCCATTCTAAAACAAAAACCTTAACCAAACCTTAACTTAAATATTCTAGCTTTTAAGGTTGATTCAAGGTTTGTATTCTAAAATATGATATACTTATTGAATAATTATGTGAAAGGAGAGGAGCCTTAACATGCGCATTCTAATTATTGAAGACGAAGTACCTCTTGCTGAGGCACTGTTGCAGATTCTCAAGAAAAATAATTATTCCGTTGACATGGTCCATGACGGCGAAGCCGGCCTTGACTATAGCTTGAGCAATATTTATGATGTCATCTTGCTGGATATCATGTTACCAAAAATGGACGGATTAACCCTTCTTAAGCATCTAAGAAAAGAAAGCATTCACACGCCTGTACTCCTTCTAACAGCTCGAGGTGAGATTTCACAACGGGTTGAAGGCCTTGATAGCGGTGCTGATGATTATCTTGTCAAACCTTTTGCTTCTGAAGAGCTTCTTGCTAGAATACGTGTCCTTTCTCGTAGAAAGGGTGATGTTCCAATAGATGATGGTCTATCTTATGGAGATCTCAAGTTAAATCCAAGCACGCTAAAACTAACCAAGGACCACCTTGAAATCAAAATGACCTTAAGAGAGTATGAATTACTTGAGCTTCTTATCCTTAGGAAAGGTATGGTAACTTCTAAAGAAAGCATTCTTGAAAAACTTTGGGGTTTTGATACAGAAGCTGAGCACAATCATGTTGAAGTCTATATTTCTTTCCTAAGAAAAAAACTGAACTTTATCGGTTCAACTGTATCCATCCACACTTTACGGGGTGTTGGTTATACTTTGGAGGTGCATTGAATGTTTGAAAAACTAAGAACCCGACTGATTTTAATGAATCTTCTCATCATTACCATATTAATAATCAGTGGCTTTTCGGCGATTTTTATCTTCACTTATAACGATATAAACAGTCGTATTGATATGGAATTACATCGCATTGCTGATTTTCAAGAATTTGGCAATAGCCGTTCATCTTCCCAACCTAATAGACCCAATCCCTCAATCTTAGAACCGAATCGATCCCTTTCTTTTGTTCTTTTTGTTAATGATCAATGGCAATTACTTCGTGCTACCAGTTTTTTTGAAGCAGAAGAAAATTTCTATGATACTGCTATAGAAGCTTTCTTAAAAGAGCGTCCTTCTAAAGTCATCGAATTTGATGGTAGCAAATGGTCTTATTTGGTGAAGTCCAATAACATGGGTTATCACTTGGTCTTTTTAGATGTCACCAGTCAATACGCCATGCTTACAAGATTAATCTATACTTTTTTAGTTGCAATGGCCATTATGCTACTTTTTATTTTCCTCATTAGCCGCTTTTTAACAGACAGATCCATACGTCCTGTAAAAGAGGCTTATGAAAAACAAAAACAGTTTGTCGGCGATGCATCCCATGAACTTAAGACACCACTTGCAGTTATAAATACTAATGTTGACGTACTCCTTGCCAACCATGCATCAAGTATTGCCGATTATTCGAAATGGCTTAAGAATATACAATTCGAGACGGATCGGATGGATCATCTGGTTCATGACTTGCTGTTTCTGACTCAGATGGACCAAGTCAATCCGGATCTCATCTACAGTGTTTTTGACCTAAGTTACACTATTGAAAACGCACTTTTATCGATGGAAGCAATATTGTACGAAAAAGGACTCAAACTGAATCATCAGCTTGAGCCCTCAATGAAAATAAATGGTAATCACCAACAAATCTATCAAGTGATTATGATTTTACTGGATAACGCCATCAAATATACTTCTGAAAAAGGTAGCATTCATTTAAACTTACAAAGGCATAGTCAACATGCTATTTTCACCATCACCAATACCGGTGAGGGTATACCTAAAGAGCATATTAACAGAATTTTTGACCGTTTTTACCGCGTAGATGCCTCTAGGACACGGTCAAGTGGGGGGTACGGTCTTGGTCTTGCTATCGCAAAATCCATAATCGAACAACATCGTGGTAAGATTTCAGTATCAAGTATCCCTAATGAGAGTACTACTTTTATGATAAAACTTAACACACTTTAAAGCACTTAATGAGTCTAGAGTTCCTTAATCACGCAGCGATTTTTACCGGCTACTTTTGCAGCATACATAGCCTGATCTGCCTCTCTAACCATATTTTCAAGGGTCAAATCCTCATACGCAACTGCATGGGCTATACCAATGCTGACCGTAACGTAACCTGTTTTTGTTTTGATGTTTTCTATTTTTAGATTTTCAATGGAAGCTCTTATACGCTCGGCTCTATCTAGCACTTGTTCTTTTGTTAAGTGGGTTATTGCCACAACAAACTCTTCTCCACCATAACGAGCGAGTAGGTCTGTTTTTCTATTTAAAGAATTTTGCATAGACTTTGCAATCTGAATCAGACAATTGTCACCTTCAACATGACCATAAGTATCATTAAAAATCTTAAAATCATCTATATCAAGCATTATAATGGTAAATGACAATGCGCTACGGTTGGCCAACTCAAACATGAAGCTGCCACTCTCGTCAAACTTTCTACGATTGCCGATATGTAATAGTTGATCCGTGTAGGATAAGTCTTTTAGAATTTGATTCTTCTCTTCAAGCTCCTTTGTTCGCGTTGCCACTTCTTCTTCGAGGATTTCTACATGATGTATAATTTTTTGTCCCATGCTATTGAAGCTATTCTTTAATTCATAAATCTCATTTTTATGATGATCCATATCCAACTTAACATAAATGCCTTGCTCAAGTTTCTTAGTTGCATCATTAAGTTTGATAATAGGCATTACAATACGTTTGACACTAACCACTGTCCCTGCAATAAACAATGCTGTGATGAAAGCTACTAAAAGAAGGGTCCAAGCTAAAGTTGTTCTTAGATCTTCTAAAAAATCATCTTTCATCAAAGCGATATAGATATTCCAATCTAAGTTCTCATATGTATAGGACATTTTGGTCACCATATAGGATTTACTATGAATGCTTAAGTCTTCTTCAAAAGATTGATCTGCTGATAAGATAGTCCTGATTACCGAATTATCCACATCATGAATGGATACATTGACAGACTTGTCGTCGACTAATTTAAAAATCTCATCATCTGTGGTTGTTGCCACAAGTTGTTCGTCCTGATCTACGATAAATACCAGACCGTTATTTCCAATAGGTAATTCTCTAAGAGATTCACCTAGCCATGTTAGCAATACATCAACGCCAAAAACGCCAACCAGTTCATCTTTTTCATAATATGGAAGACTTGCTGTAATCGTTGGCTCCTTAAACAAAAAATGGCTGTAGATTGAGCTAAAAACAACACCCTCAGATGACTCTGCACTTGTGTACCAAGGTCTAATTCTAGGGTCAAAATTCTCAAATACCTGAGTCAAGCTGTCAGCACTACCATAGGCATCAATACGATAGTATTCAGAATGGCCGGAGGTGGATGCATTATTACGACCAATATCTATGGTGCCATCAATATTACGTCTTGCACCGTAAAATTCACCACTTGGCAGTCCAACGTAAGACATGGTAACATTGGGATAATGCTTCACCATCATCGAAAAGAAACGTTCTCGGTTTTGGGGATCTTGGGTATTGAGTAAATTATTTTTCATGGCATCATGAGATATACGCGAAAGTTGCGTTGCTTCACCTAGGCGCGTGTTAAGTTCTCTATCTAACATAATCAACATCTCGCCTTGAAGTTCATTTAAGACTTGATTCACCATTTTTTGACTTTGAGTAATCAGTATACCCGCCATCAAAACCATGGTGCATAAAAAACTGATTATAAACGGTCGAAGCAAATCTCCTCTTATAGATTGTTTCCTGTTTGAAAATGGTAATTTCATAAGTCGTCTCCCTCTTTACGTCAAATGTTAGTACCTTATTGTTGGGTGAAAAAGTTGGTTAACCATAAGTATACGCCTACACACTATTCCTGTCTATTATATTATCTTCTCCTAAAGTAGGACGAATGCGGATACGGACAAGTGTACCTTGGCCAACATGTGATGATAAAGTTAAACCATAATCTTGACCATAATAAAGCTTTACCCTCTGATCTACGTTTTGTATACCTACACCACCGAGTCTTACCTCCTGCGGTTTGGTAGTTATCTTGGGATTCTGCATGTCAAAACCACAACCATTATCCTGGACTTCAAGTAAGATATCTTCTCCTTGTCTAAAAACACGTATGTCAATATGACCCGATGTGTCTTGTTTTCTTATACCGTGATAAATGGCATTCTCAACAATGGGCTGCAGAATAATCTTGGGAATGACAATCTCTGAAAGCCCTTCTTCTTCGTATATCGTATAACTTAACTGATTACCATAGCGTTCCTTCTGAATAAAAAGGTATTGTCGTACATGATCGACTTCACCTGCTATGGTCGTTGTTTCACTACCACCACTTAGGGATAATCTAAAAAACCTTGCCAAAGCTTTGGTAATCTCCACCACTTTATCCCCATCTCCAAATTCACCCATCCAAACAATGGTATCCAAGGTATTATATAAAAAATGAGGATTAATCTGACTATGGAGGACATTGAGCTCATAAGATCTTATGGATTTTTCTTGTTGGGCGATGTCGGTCATTAAAGCTTTGATTTTTACAATCATGTCATTATAATGGCTTGCTAAGCTCTGAGCTTCATAACAACCCTGTTCATCAATCGTTATCGCTTTTAAACCGCCCTCAATATCATTCATGGCTTCTTCAAGTTTATTGATTGGGTTCGTTATACGACCGGCAATGAAGGTAGCGCTAATCACCAATATACCTAAACCTACCAAGCCCACTAAAAAAATGGTTTCAATCAGCTGCTGCCTTATCGCTGATAAACCATCTAAAGATGCTAATCCTACAAGGGTCCAGTCAGAATCTCTCAAGCTATATTGATATATGAGCCGATTCATCCCCGGGTCATAGCCTTGAGTCATAGCACTTATCTCTATTAAATTATTTCTTTTGTCTTCATCTTCAAAATACCTGGTGTCTTCATGATAGACCACTTCATTTTGACTATTCAAAATAAAGGCATAACCCTCCATGCCTAGATTAATATCTTTCAAATAATCCTCAATAACGCTGTATTTAAAATCAATGACTAAAACACCTAAATTTTCTCCATTACGATCTTTGATTTCTCTACTTAATGAAATGACCCAGTGCATCTTGTCCATGTTAAATCCTTGCATTCTAGCAGATGTTAGGGTAGGCATAGTCCCTGAATCTATTGCAGATAGGTACCAAGGTTCTTTCATCATATCATCTGACATACTCATGTCTAGGCTAGATTCGTTGGAGATGAGCTGGCCCTCTTTACCGACAACGATGATCGATAGAATGGATTGGTCACCTTCTCTAACTGTGTCTATCAGACGGTTAATGTCCTGTGCCTCGTTGGGTAAAGGTTTTTGAACAGACAGATATCTTATGGTTGAAGGATTCTCTGCTATAATCTTAGTCAGATCCTTCATTTTATCGATATAGGCTTCTATGGCACTACCGCTTTTGTCTACAGCCATTCTTGTACTGTTTAATGTCTCGCTAAGTACAATGCCGGAAATACTGTAATACAAAATAAAGCCAATCAGAACAACCGTTACCAGACTGGCAATAAAATAGAAAAAAGCAATTTGTACTTGAAGTCTCTTGAAAAACTGTTGCTTGAACATGCTAATCCCCTACTTTCTCTCTGTACTGATTGGGGCTATAACCAAATCTTTTCTTAAATGCTGCACTAAAATAATTGGGATCCGTTAAACCTACGGCCTCACTGATTTCATAGTTTTTCATCTGGCTACTCAGTAATAAGAGCTTAGCTTGATCCAATCTTTTGGTTAAGACATATTCTTTAAAAGTTATTCCGAAGATTTTCTTAAAAAGCCCACTTAGATAACCCATACTTAGACCCAGTTCATCTGCAAGGAAGCTTAGTGAAAAATCTGCTTTGTTCATATGCCTTTCCAGTAATTCCAAGATCTGCTCTTTATAACCTGTTTCATCATTGATCTCATTGTCTTTTTCTAACCGAAGGACAAGACCTTCTACAGCCTCATTTTTCTGACTGCTTTTGACCCGTTCAACCAACTTTTCAAGGAGTTGGGCTATATCTTTTTTGGATACAGGTTTTAGAATATAATCATCGACACCTACTTTGATGCCTTGTCTTGCATAGTCAAAATAATCATACCCGGTAATAATAGCTATCTTCACGCTTGGCTTTATAAGCTTAATACGTTCTGCAAACTCAAGACCATTCATTCTAGGCATATTGATATCCGCTAGAACAATATCCGGTTGCTCTCTAATAAAAATCTCAAGGCCGGTTTCACCATTGGCTGCCTCTAACATATCTGTAATACCCACGGCCTTAAGATCGACTAATTTTTTGATACCCATTCTGATAATGGGTTCATCATCCACAATCAACAACTTCATACGCTCACCCAATCCACTTTTAGATGCTAATCCTCAAGTTTTCATATCTATGATTTATTTTACCATATTCATATAGTCGGCGTAACCTTCTTCTTCCATTTTTTCATAGGGCACAAACCGAAGTGCCGCACTATTTAAGCAGTATCTTAATCCACCTTTATCTGCAGGACCATCCGGAAAAACATGTCCGAGATGACTATCACCAATGGTACTTCTTACATCAACTCTTTTGGTGAACAAGGTATTGTCCTCTTTAAAAACAACGGCATTCTCTGAAATAGGTACAAAAAAGCTGGGCCATCCGGTACCGGATTCGTATTTTGCTGCTGATGAGAATAGGGGCTCACCTGTAACGATGTCGACATAAATTCCGGCATCATGATTGTCCCAGTAAGTATTGTCAAATGCAGGCTCTGTTCCGTTTTCTTGTGTTACTTTGTATTGTAAGGGTGTAAGCATGGCTTCTATCTCCTCTTCGGTTGGTTTTTCATAGTTCATAGTTTTCATCTCCAATTCATCAAAATCAATGTGACAATAACCATCCGGATTCTTTTCCAAATAGTCCTGGTGATAGGTCTCTGCCAAGTAATAACCTTTTAGAGGTAATACTTCCGTCACGATTGGTTCTGTATAACGTTCCTGTTCCCTCTCAATCACCGCAGCAATAACATCTAGATCTTCTTCTTTGGTGTAGTAAATACCACTCCTATAAGATTCACCAATATCATTACCTTGTTTATTAAGGGATGTAGGATCCACTACTCTAAAGAAGGCGTCTAATAACTCTTCTAGAGTAACTTTACTGGTGTCGTAAGTAACATGTACCGTTTCTGCATGACCAGAACCGTCTAGGACATCTTCATAACTTGGGTTCTCTGTGTCTCCATTGGCATAACCGGACGTAACATCATAGACCCCATATATACGTGCCATATAAGCTTCAACGCCCCAGAAACAACCTCCGGCAAGCCATATCTCATCCAATTGATCCATATCAAATTCAACTTCTAGGTTAGGATTAGCGGGAAATGGACTATCCGGTGGCGGAACCAGTTTAGAAGATACTGTACCTTCAATGATACCCTCTTGACCGGCACTTTTCATTGTACTTATTTTATTTATGTCTGATCCACTACAAGCTGTAAAAATGAGCAATGCGGTTAAAATCAATACTATTGCTTTTGTAATCATCATTTCAATGCCTCCTTCTAATGTATCATGCTAAAACTTTCATTAATGGTTGCTTCATTCACATGACCGGGTAGTACTTTGACCAATACACCATCTGAACCAATATATGCAGAGGTTGGGTAAGCGCGAACGCCATATTCTCTAGCATACACACCGTCTTCGTCGAGTAAGACGATCATATTCTCAGTGTCTAATCCTTCGTACCAGAGCTTGAAGGCCTCTGTTTCTTTCTCGTTTTTGTAACCCGGTGATACTATCGTTATGACCCTATATCCTTCAGACCTTCCACTTAGATCATCCAGTTCATCCATACCTGAAAGACATATGGAACACCATGATGCCCAAAACTTCACATACACTTTTTCTCCTTTTAATGCTTCAAGAGATAAAGTCTGGCCGTTTGTGTCCATCAAGGTAAAAGCAGGTGCTTGATTACCTTCATTTTTCATACTCTCTTCTTCACTCATCATATCTTCTTCTTCCATCACGTCCTCTTCTTCCATCATGTCTTCTTCTTCCATTACCTCTTCTTCTTCCATCATGTCCTCTTCTATTGTGGTTTCAGACTCCATCTGAGGCTTACCACAACCTACAGCGACTAAAGACATAATCGTTATAAGACCAATTACCATTAATATCTTTTTCATACTACGGCTCCTTTCTTAGTGTTACAAACGCTTCTTATCGAATATTAGTTTCATAAAATACAGTTATATAATTAAGCTGGTCTGTCATAAGTATAATGCCCATGATAATAATGATGATGCCGCCGGCAATTTTTATTTTTCCCATGTGTTTATTTAACTTCTTCATTGGGACTAGAAGTAAATCAGAAAATAAAGCTAATATCATGAATGGAATCATCAAGCCGAGGGCATATATGAACATCAACCAGCCACCATATGCAGCTTGACCTCTACTTGCCGAAAGCGCCATCACAGCACCAAGCACCGGTCCAATACAAGGTGTCCATCCAAAGCTAAAGGTGAAGCCAAGTAGATAGGTACCGAGGATACCGGCATTGTCACTGGCTTTAAGTCTTAGCTTACTTTCCCGCTCAAGTGTTTTAAAGTGTATGAGTCCTGTTTGGTGAATACCAAGTAATATGACTATAGCACCACAGATTCTAATAAACCATGTGGAGCTGATGAGTGAACCCAGACTCCCAGCACCAAACCCTAGCAGGATAAAGCTGGTCGATATCCCGACAACAAATATAAATGTCTTAAAAATCAACATAGGATGGATGGTCAAGGATCCAAATTGTTTACTTGTGCTTTCTCCCCCAACTAAATCAGCTGAAAGACGTGATACATATACCGGTAATATTGGTAAAATACAAGGTGCAAAAAATGATAGAATTCCTGCAACAAAGACCGTACTCATAAATAAAGATTCAGTTGCCATGGTTTCACCTCTTTTCTCGTGTAGCTTAAGTCTATTATATAATGATAATCATTATCATACAATGTATTTGGTTCATCACTTTCTTAGATTACTTCATAAATACTTTAGGTTATGGCGTTAAAACTATTGGATTAATGACTCCGATAATGATATAGTAAATAACAGAAAACAAAGGAGACCTATATGAATACACAAATAGATTTAGATAAAATCCGTACAACAGCAGAAAACTATTATAGAAATGGTGATTTTTATTGCTCTGAGGCTATTGTTAAGACCATCAAAGATGAATTCCAGCTCTCAGTATCCGATGACATCATCGCTGCTGCTTCCGGCTTCCCTGTTGGCATGGGGAACTCTGGATGTAGTTGTGGCGCTGTAGTAGGCGGCATCATGACCTTAGGACTGGTTTTCGGTCGTACTGAGGCTAAAGATAAAAAAGTAGTGAAGACCATGAAATTGGCCAATGAATTACATGAGACTTTTAGAAAAAAACACAAAACCTTATGCTGTAGAGTTTTAACCAAAGGCATGCGACTTGGTTCCCGCAAGCATATGGATCAATGCATCTCTTTTACAGGTGAAGTTGCTGAAGAAGTCGCCAAAATTATAGTTCGAGAATCCGGTAAATTAAGATCATCAAGTAAAAACTGATATATTCCAAATCATCATTAATAAATAAGTTCTAATCTGTATAAATAGAAAGACCAAAGGATTATCCTTTGGTCTTTCTATTTATAGGCTTTTTGTTATGTAAGACAAGATGTATAACAACTTGTAGATTATAATTCGGTATACCCTCTTACTAACCAATAATTGTATCCCTAGTCTTAATTATCGTTGTCATCATCATCGTCGTCATCGTTGTCGTCATCATCATCGTCGTCATCATCGTCATCATCGTCATCATCATCATCGTCATCATCGTCGTCGTCATCATCGTCGTCATTATCGTCATCTTTATCGTCATCTTTATCAAATTCCAGTACTTTTCCTGTATAAGCATCTATCTCAATCTCATATTCTCGACCTTCGAATCTTATCTCAATCTCATACTCTGCATCATCGTCATCATCATCAAATTCAAACTTGATAATTTCGCCATTTGCTAGACCCAAAGCTATTTTCTTTGCCGCTTCTACACCGATGACGTCTCTGGATATACTCGAATCATATTCATCATCATCGTCATCATCATCTTTCTCAAATTCTAGTACTTTTCCTGTATATGCATCTATCTCAATCTCATATTCTCGACCTTCGAATATGAGTTCTATCTCATATTTTAAGTCATTATCGTCGTCATCAAATTCGAATTTTTTAATCTCGCCATTAACTAGACCTAGAGCTATTTTTTGGGCAGCTTCTACACCAATAACTTGTCTGGAATCTGATAACACTGTCGTTTCTTTGGTTGTTTTTTCCGCAGCTTCTGAGGCACTATCTACTTTGTTTTGTTCTGAAGAACTTTTGTTGTTATCTTCTTTATTTTGTGTCGCGCCGGTAACAGCATCTACATTTGCGACTATAACATTTTCTACAACACTTGTTTTTTGATCATCCGTCTTAGCTAGTATTGCTTTATTAGAATCATTCAGATCGCTTTTGTTAATGACAGCATCTGCTGAAGCTGAAGCTACTGTACGTGTTAAAACAAGGGCTTCTATCTGTTTATTTTCTAAATAAACCGATATCATCTGGTTAACTTTATCCACATATTTTTTTTGTGATTGTTCGTCCGTAACGGTAATTGTAACCTTATTGTCCTGACCGCCTGA from Petrocella atlantisensis includes:
- a CDS encoding diguanylate cyclase, with the protein product MKLPFSNRKQSIRGDLLRPFIISFLCTMVLMAGILITQSQKMVNQVLNELQGEMLIMLDRELNTRLGEATQLSRISHDAMKNNLLNTQDPQNRERFFSMMVKHYPNVTMSYVGLPSGEFYGARRNIDGTIDIGRNNASTSGHSEYYRIDAYGSADSLTQVFENFDPRIRPWYTSAESSEGVVFSSIYSHFLFKEPTITASLPYYEKDELVGVFGVDVLLTWLGESLRELPIGNNGLVFIVDQDEQLVATTTDDEIFKLVDDKSVNVSIHDVDNSVIRTILSADQSFEEDLSIHSKSYMVTKMSYTYENLDWNIYIALMKDDFLEDLRTTLAWTLLLVAFITALFIAGTVVSVKRIVMPIIKLNDATKKLEQGIYVKLDMDHHKNEIYELKNSFNSMGQKIIHHVEILEEEVATRTKELEEKNQILKDLSYTDQLLHIGNRRKFDESGSFMFELANRSALSFTIIMLDIDDFKIFNDTYGHVEGDNCLIQIAKSMQNSLNRKTDLLARYGGEEFVVAITHLTKEQVLDRAERIRASIENLKIENIKTKTGYVTVSIGIAHAVAYEDLTLENMVREADQAMYAAKVAGKNRCVIKEL
- a CDS encoding sensor histidine kinase, with amino-acid sequence MFKQQFFKRLQVQIAFFYFIASLVTVVLIGFILYYSISGIVLSETLNSTRMAVDKSGSAIEAYIDKMKDLTKIIAENPSTIRYLSVQKPLPNEAQDINRLIDTVREGDQSILSIIVVGKEGQLISNESSLDMSMSDDMMKEPWYLSAIDSGTMPTLTSARMQGFNMDKMHWVISLSREIKDRNGENLGVLVIDFKYSVIEDYLKDINLGMEGYAFILNSQNEVVYHEDTRYFEDEDKRNNLIEISAMTQGYDPGMNRLIYQYSLRDSDWTLVGLASLDGLSAIRQQLIETIFLVGLVGLGILVISATFIAGRITNPINKLEEAMNDIEGGLKAITIDEQGCYEAQSLASHYNDMIVKIKALMTDIAQQEKSIRSYELNVLHSQINPHFLYNTLDTIVWMGEFGDGDKVVEITKALARFFRLSLSGGSETTTIAGEVDHVRQYLFIQKERYGNQLSYTIYEEEGLSEIVIPKIILQPIVENAIYHGIRKQDTSGHIDIRVFRQGEDILLEVQDNGCGFDMQNPKITTKPQEVRLGGVGIQNVDQRVKLYYGQDYGLTLSSHVGQGTLVRIRIRPTLGEDNIIDRNSV
- a CDS encoding response regulator transcription factor, which produces MKLLIVDDEPIIRMGIKKLVDLKAVGITDMLEAANGETGLEIFIREQPDIVLADINMPRMNGLEFAERIKLIKPSVKIAIITGYDYFDYARQGIKVGVDDYILKPVSKKDIAQLLEKLVERVKSSQKNEAVEGLVLRLEKDNEINDETGYKEQILELLERHMNKADFSLSFLADELGLSMGYLSGLFKKIFGITFKEYVLTKRLDQAKLLLLSSQMKNYEISEAVGLTDPNYFSAAFKKRFGYSPNQYREKVGD
- the msrB gene encoding peptide-methionine (R)-S-oxide reductase MsrB, encoding MMITKAIVLILTALLIFTACSGSDINKISTMKSAGQEGIIEGTVSSKLVPPPDSPFPANPNLEVEFDMDQLDEIWLAGGCFWGVEAYMARIYGVYDVTSGYANGDTENPSYEDVLDGSGHAETVHVTYDTSKVTLEELLDAFFRVVDPTSLNKQGNDIGESYRSGIYYTKEEDLDVIAAVIEREQERYTEPIVTEVLPLKGYYLAETYHQDYLEKNPDGYCHIDFDELEMKTMNYEKPTEEEIEAMLTPLQYKVTQENGTEPAFDNTYWDNHDAGIYVDIVTGEPLFSSAAKYESGTGWPSFFVPISENAVVFKEDNTLFTKRVDVRSTIGDSHLGHVFPDGPADKGGLRYCLNSAALRFVPYEKMEEEGYADYMNMVK
- a CDS encoding redoxin family protein — translated: MKKILMVIGLITIMSLVAVGCGKPQMESETTIEEDMMEEEEVMEEEDMMEEEDVMEEEDMMSEEESMKNEGNQAPAFTLMDTNGQTLSLEALKGEKVYVKFWASWCSICLSGMDELDDLSGRSEGYRVITIVSPGYKNEKETEAFKLWYEGLDTENMIVLLDEDGVYAREYGVRAYPTSAYIGSDGVLVKVLPGHVNEATINESFSMIH